From Chryseobacterium gallinarum, one genomic window encodes:
- a CDS encoding NAD-dependent epimerase/dehydratase family protein has product MESYTERILITGALGQIGTELTNRLVEIHGAENVVASGLDRWQEGITSAGHYERMDVTNTQLVRQVIQDYDITTVYHLASLLSGTSEKQPIFAWKLNLEPLLHFCEMAKEGLIKKIFWPSSIAVFGKGIPKHDVGQDVVLNPTTVYGISKMAGEKWCEYYFDKHGVDVRSIRYPGLISWKTPAGGGTTDYAVEIFYKAIEEGKYTSFISENTGMPMLYMDDAINATLKLMEAPKESLTVRSSYNLGGMSFTPKELAEEIKKEIPDFTIDYKPDFRQAIADSWPASIDDSVAKKDWGLTYNFGISEMTKDMIKNLKVKLAKN; this is encoded by the coding sequence ATGGAATCCTATACGGAAAGAATACTGATTACAGGTGCTCTGGGACAAATCGGCACCGAACTTACCAACAGACTTGTTGAAATTCATGGAGCGGAGAATGTGGTTGCTTCAGGACTGGACAGATGGCAGGAAGGAATTACCTCTGCAGGACATTATGAAAGGATGGACGTAACGAATACACAGCTAGTAAGACAGGTGATTCAGGATTATGACATCACTACTGTGTATCATCTGGCTTCTCTTTTATCCGGAACTTCGGAAAAGCAGCCTATTTTCGCCTGGAAATTAAACCTGGAACCTCTGCTTCATTTCTGTGAAATGGCAAAAGAAGGGCTTATTAAAAAGATTTTCTGGCCGAGTTCTATTGCAGTGTTTGGAAAAGGAATTCCAAAGCATGATGTAGGGCAGGATGTGGTGCTGAATCCAACAACTGTTTACGGGATCTCTAAAATGGCGGGTGAGAAATGGTGCGAATACTATTTCGACAAACACGGGGTAGATGTAAGAAGTATCAGGTATCCGGGGTTAATCTCTTGGAAGACACCGGCAGGAGGTGGAACTACAGACTACGCTGTTGAAATTTTCTACAAGGCAATCGAAGAGGGGAAGTATACAAGTTTTATTTCTGAAAATACAGGAATGCCAATGTTGTATATGGATGATGCGATCAATGCAACATTGAAATTGATGGAGGCTCCAAAAGAAAGTTTAACGGTTCGTTCATCTTATAATCTGGGAGGAATGTCATTTACCCCAAAAGAACTGGCTGAAGAAATCAAGAAAGAAATCCCGGATTTCACGATCGATTATAAGCCGGATTTCAGGCAGGCGATTGCAGATTCATGGCCGGCTTCCATTGATGATTCAGTAGCTAAAAAAGACTGGGGCTTGACTTATAATTTCGGAATTTCTGAAATGACAAAAGACATGATCAAAAATCTGAAAGTAAAATTGGCTAAGAATTAA
- the ggt gene encoding gamma-glutamyltransferase yields the protein MRKILIASIILASQLSWAQFTDINIVKEVKVKNKGVVVSAHPLASEAGAKILRMGGNAYDAVTATQYALAVVYPQAGNIGGGGFLVGVKNNGEKFTLDYRETAPKKASRDMYLDKKGKANTDLSQNGRLAVGIPGSVAGFFATLKYCKLPMEKIIQPAIDLAEQGFAITEQEADMLNNNREHFKKHNTSSIVFVKDQPWKAGDILVQKELAETLKLIQKYGAKGFYEGKTAELLVAEMKRGNGIITLEDLKNYKVAERKALEFDYKGNKVVSMPLPSSGGVLLAQMLRMASFENLEKYQQNSTQAVQIMAEAERRAFADRAEYMGDPDFIQDKTSYLISDEYLKNRWKSFSFNKATPSAEVGKIIPQPKESTQTTHISVLDKDGNAASVTTTLNGYYGSKVVVSGAGFFLNNEMDDFSIKPGVPNMFGAVGGEANSIQPNKRMLSSMTPTILLKSGKPYMVVGTPGGTTIPTSVYQSIVNVVDFKLNANLSVNAPKFHHQWLPETIKVENNFPESTISELKSKNYTIEKVKQIGKTEMIVLDENGNIHAVADGRGDDSVAME from the coding sequence ATGAGGAAGATCTTAATTGCTTCGATTATACTAGCCAGCCAGCTCAGCTGGGCCCAGTTTACGGATATCAATATTGTAAAAGAGGTAAAAGTTAAGAATAAAGGGGTCGTAGTATCTGCACATCCCCTGGCAAGCGAAGCAGGTGCCAAGATTTTGAGAATGGGTGGAAATGCCTACGATGCCGTTACCGCTACCCAATATGCATTGGCAGTTGTATACCCACAGGCAGGAAATATTGGTGGAGGTGGATTTCTGGTAGGAGTAAAAAATAACGGTGAAAAATTTACTCTCGATTACAGGGAAACCGCTCCTAAAAAAGCTTCCAGGGACATGTACCTTGATAAAAAAGGAAAAGCCAATACGGATCTGTCTCAGAACGGCAGGCTTGCAGTAGGAATCCCGGGAAGTGTGGCAGGTTTTTTTGCAACATTAAAGTATTGTAAACTGCCGATGGAGAAAATTATCCAGCCCGCCATTGACCTGGCAGAACAAGGATTTGCCATCACTGAACAGGAAGCAGACATGCTTAATAACAACAGGGAACATTTCAAAAAACACAATACCTCTTCCATTGTTTTTGTAAAAGACCAGCCCTGGAAAGCCGGAGATATTCTGGTTCAGAAAGAACTGGCCGAAACTCTTAAGCTTATCCAGAAATATGGAGCAAAAGGGTTCTATGAAGGAAAAACAGCAGAGCTTTTGGTTGCAGAAATGAAAAGAGGTAACGGAATTATTACCCTGGAAGACCTTAAAAATTATAAAGTAGCAGAAAGAAAAGCGCTAGAGTTTGATTATAAAGGAAACAAAGTGGTATCCATGCCTTTACCTTCAAGTGGCGGGGTTCTTCTTGCCCAGATGCTCAGAATGGCAAGCTTTGAAAACCTGGAAAAATACCAGCAGAATTCCACACAAGCTGTTCAGATCATGGCTGAAGCTGAAAGAAGAGCTTTTGCTGACAGAGCGGAATATATGGGAGATCCGGATTTCATACAGGACAAAACCTCTTACCTGATTTCTGATGAATATTTAAAAAACAGATGGAAAAGCTTCAGCTTCAACAAGGCAACACCAAGTGCTGAAGTAGGAAAAATCATTCCCCAGCCAAAAGAATCTACCCAGACCACACACATATCAGTATTGGATAAGGACGGAAACGCGGCTTCAGTAACAACGACCCTTAATGGATATTACGGAAGCAAAGTGGTTGTTTCCGGAGCAGGATTCTTTTTAAATAATGAAATGGATGACTTTTCCATTAAACCCGGTGTTCCCAATATGTTTGGAGCAGTAGGTGGAGAAGCCAATTCTATACAACCGAATAAAAGGATGCTTTCTTCCATGACTCCTACCATTCTCCTTAAAAGCGGAAAGCCTTATATGGTAGTAGGAACCCCGGGAGGAACCACAATTCCCACTTCAGTATACCAGTCTATTGTGAATGTGGTAGATTTTAAATTAAATGCCAACCTATCTGTAAACGCTCCGAAGTTCCATCATCAATGGCTTCCGGAAACCATAAAGGTAGAAAATAACTTCCCCGAAAGTACTATTTCTGAGCTGAAAAGCAAGAACTACACGATTGAAAAAGTGAAACAGATTGGGAAAACGGAAATGATTGTATTGGATGAAAACGGTAACATTCATGCGGTTGCAGATGGCCGTGGTGATGACTCCGTTGCGATGGAATAA
- a CDS encoding metallophosphoesterase: protein MPRNLLITAGIFLLLEIYIYQAIRTLTDNFWIRSGYWIVSLIIYAVFAYEITHYQRTDRSMVRAQIMISLFLVFILPKIFVVLFLLIDDIFRTGSYLAGLTQSPDNFFPERRKFLSLVGIGLGGVLSALFIDGITFGKYRHKVRKVKVKLSDLPKSFKGYKIIQISDVHSGSFSDPGKLQHAVDLINEQKPDLVLFTGDMVNNVADEFKPFIPLFSQIKARDGKFAVLGNHDYGDYVTWESPSAKKENLDTLIGYEKQAGFDMLRNEHRIIEKNGEKLYILGVENWGLKPFPQFGKIDSALKDVPESATKILMSHDPTHFDYVVKKHPGNIQLTLSGHTHGMQFGLDLKNVKWSPVQYRYPKWADLYESEGKLLYVNRGFGVLGYPGRVGVLPEITLFELS, encoded by the coding sequence ATGCCAAGAAACCTTTTAATCACTGCCGGAATTTTCCTGCTTTTGGAAATTTACATTTACCAGGCCATCAGAACGCTTACCGATAACTTCTGGATAAGAAGCGGCTATTGGATCGTATCTTTAATCATCTATGCTGTTTTTGCCTACGAGATCACCCATTATCAGAGGACAGACCGGAGCATGGTGAGAGCCCAGATCATGATTTCATTATTCTTAGTATTTATTCTGCCAAAAATTTTTGTGGTTTTGTTTTTATTAATCGATGATATCTTCAGAACCGGAAGTTATTTAGCAGGTTTAACGCAATCGCCGGATAACTTCTTCCCGGAAAGAAGAAAATTCCTGAGCCTGGTGGGAATAGGACTGGGAGGAGTACTTTCCGCTCTTTTTATTGACGGGATCACCTTTGGGAAATACCGCCATAAGGTAAGAAAGGTAAAAGTAAAACTCTCGGATCTTCCGAAAAGCTTTAAAGGTTATAAAATCATCCAGATCTCTGATGTTCATAGCGGAAGCTTTTCCGATCCGGGAAAACTACAACATGCCGTTGATTTAATTAACGAACAAAAACCTGACCTTGTGTTATTTACAGGAGATATGGTTAACAATGTAGCGGATGAGTTCAAACCCTTTATTCCCCTGTTCTCACAAATCAAAGCTAGAGACGGCAAGTTTGCAGTGCTTGGAAACCATGATTACGGGGATTATGTTACCTGGGAATCTCCTTCTGCTAAAAAAGAAAATCTTGATACCCTGATCGGTTATGAAAAACAAGCCGGTTTTGATATGCTGAGAAACGAACACAGGATTATTGAGAAGAACGGGGAAAAGCTTTATATCCTGGGTGTTGAAAACTGGGGACTGAAACCTTTTCCTCAGTTTGGTAAAATTGACAGCGCTTTAAAAGATGTACCAGAATCCGCAACAAAAATTCTGATGAGCCATGACCCCACTCATTTTGATTACGTGGTAAAAAAACACCCCGGAAACATCCAGCTGACCCTTTCAGGGCATACGCATGGGATGCAGTTTGGTCTGGATCTTAAAAATGTAAAATGGTCACCTGTTCAATACCGTTATCCTAAATGGGCGGATCTTTATGAAAGTGAAGGGAAACTGTTGTATGTCAACAGGGGATTCGGGGTATTGGGCTACCCTGGAAGAGTGGGAGTATTACCGGAAATTACACTTTTTGAATTGAGCTAA
- a CDS encoding 3-oxoacyl-ACP synthase III family protein, translating into MPNTIIIGSGSYIPNRVIGRDYFMNSEFYTEDGVKIEKPVEETIAKFVEITEIENRRFIEDNLSNSQIGYEAAKIALEDAKVNGEDLDYIIYASNFGEVTENGYADFMPTMAARVKNKLGIKNRKCVTYDMIFGCPGWVEGMILADNLIKAKVAKTILVIGAETLSRVTDPHDRNRMIFADGAGAVVVKATDDENAGIIAHNTICDNGPELNYLENQPSINKNVDQKRLYVRMLGRKIYEYALKNVPVAIKDTITDAGLSIEDIDKILIHQANAKMDYAMIERLHKLYDVKDYDHAISPMTIQDLGNTSVATIPTMYDLIIKGKMEGQSFKDKGNIVMTSVGAGMNINAIVYRFP; encoded by the coding sequence ATGCCGAATACGATCATTATTGGCTCTGGATCTTACATCCCGAACAGAGTTATTGGTAGAGATTACTTCATGAATTCTGAGTTTTACACAGAAGACGGAGTAAAGATTGAAAAGCCTGTGGAAGAAACTATTGCGAAGTTTGTAGAAATTACTGAAATCGAAAACAGGAGGTTTATTGAAGATAATCTTTCCAACTCACAAATCGGTTATGAAGCTGCTAAAATTGCCCTTGAAGACGCAAAAGTAAACGGCGAAGACCTGGATTATATTATCTACGCAAGTAATTTTGGAGAAGTTACGGAGAACGGATACGCGGACTTTATGCCAACAATGGCAGCGAGGGTTAAGAATAAACTGGGGATTAAAAACAGAAAATGTGTAACGTACGACATGATTTTCGGTTGCCCGGGTTGGGTGGAAGGTATGATTTTGGCAGACAATCTGATTAAAGCTAAAGTAGCCAAAACCATCCTTGTTATTGGAGCTGAAACTTTAAGCCGGGTAACTGATCCGCATGACAGAAACAGAATGATTTTTGCTGATGGTGCCGGAGCTGTAGTGGTAAAAGCAACGGATGATGAAAATGCAGGTATTATTGCACACAATACGATCTGCGATAATGGCCCTGAATTAAACTACCTTGAAAACCAACCGTCTATTAACAAGAATGTAGATCAAAAACGCCTGTATGTAAGAATGCTGGGCAGAAAAATTTACGAATACGCCCTTAAAAACGTTCCTGTAGCCATTAAAGATACGATTACTGATGCAGGTCTCTCCATTGAAGATATTGACAAAATCCTGATCCACCAGGCTAATGCCAAAATGGATTACGCCATGATTGAAAGACTTCATAAACTTTACGATGTGAAAGATTATGATCATGCCATCTCCCCCATGACAATTCAGGACCTTGGAAACACCTCTGTAGCAACCATTCCTACCATGTATGATTTAATCATTAAAGGAAAAATGGAGGGTCAATCGTTTAAAGATAAAGGTAACATTGTTATGACTTCGGTAGGTGCCGGAATGAATATCAATGCTATCGTGTATAGATTTCCTTAA
- a CDS encoding dicarboxylate/amino acid:cation symporter: MKAKKFYHLLYFQVIIAIITGILLGHFYPELGEKMKPVGDGFIKLVKMIIAPVIFITLTLGIAHMTDLKKVGRIAIKAMIYFFIFSTLALIIGLLVGNILQPGHGLNIDPATLSGDVSQYQEKAHESTLTAFIMNIIPETLFSPLVGENILQVLLVSILMGIALVLTKEKSRKVTDFLQDLSAPVFKIVHMLMKLAPIGAFGAMAFTIGKYGLHSVWNLIFLVGTFYITSILFIVLVLGAVALYNGFNIFKLLYYLKEELLLVLGTSSSESALPGMMEKLEKAGCSRAIVGLVVPTGYSFNLDGTNIYMTLASLFIAQALNIHLPFEKQLMLLLVAMLSSKGAAGVTGAGFVTLAATLAVVPEIPIAGMTLILGIDKFMSECRALTNVIGNSVATIVVANWEKQLDKEQFNYCLNNPGEIEKKLEV, from the coding sequence TTGAAAGCAAAAAAATTCTATCATCTCCTCTATTTCCAGGTCATTATAGCCATTATCACAGGCATTCTTTTAGGACATTTTTACCCTGAACTGGGGGAAAAGATGAAGCCGGTAGGTGATGGTTTTATCAAGCTGGTCAAAATGATTATTGCCCCGGTTATTTTCATCACCCTTACTTTAGGAATAGCCCATATGACAGACCTTAAAAAGGTAGGGAGAATTGCCATAAAAGCTATGATTTATTTTTTCATATTCTCCACATTGGCATTGATCATAGGATTATTGGTAGGTAATATTCTTCAGCCCGGTCATGGCTTGAACATTGATCCCGCTACCCTTTCAGGAGATGTTTCCCAATACCAGGAGAAAGCTCACGAGTCTACTCTTACAGCTTTTATCATGAATATTATTCCTGAAACTTTGTTTAGTCCATTAGTGGGAGAAAATATACTACAGGTTCTGCTTGTCTCAATTTTAATGGGGATCGCTCTTGTTCTTACCAAAGAAAAAAGCAGGAAAGTAACAGATTTCCTTCAGGACCTTTCCGCACCTGTATTCAAAATTGTTCATATGCTGATGAAGCTGGCCCCGATAGGTGCTTTTGGAGCTATGGCTTTTACCATAGGAAAATATGGCCTTCACTCTGTTTGGAACCTGATATTCCTGGTAGGTACTTTTTACATTACTTCAATCCTTTTTATAGTATTGGTTTTAGGGGCTGTAGCCCTTTATAACGGGTTTAATATTTTTAAACTCCTGTATTACCTTAAAGAAGAGTTGCTGCTGGTACTGGGAACCAGCTCATCGGAGTCTGCCCTTCCAGGAATGATGGAAAAACTAGAGAAAGCAGGATGTTCCCGCGCTATCGTAGGTCTTGTGGTTCCCACCGGATACTCTTTTAATCTTGACGGAACCAATATTTATATGACACTGGCTTCCTTATTTATTGCTCAGGCGTTAAACATCCATCTTCCTTTTGAAAAACAGCTGATGTTGCTTTTGGTTGCCATGCTAAGTTCAAAAGGGGCAGCGGGGGTTACAGGTGCCGGATTTGTTACACTAGCTGCCACATTAGCAGTTGTTCCTGAAATTCCCATAGCAGGAATGACCTTGATTTTAGGAATTGATAAGTTTATGAGCGAATGCAGGGCACTTACCAATGTGATAGGTAATTCTGTAGCTACCATAGTGGTTGCGAATTGGGAAAAGCAGCTTGACAAAGAGCAATTCAACTATTGCCTGAACAATCCCGGGGAAATAGAGAAAAAACTTGAAGTTTAA
- a CDS encoding polysaccharide deacetylase family protein — translation MILLTFNITNIEAETKSGVQITDEERLKIIEDNTKAILRILDIHDIKASFFVEISLTGKLQNLIKAISSKGHEIAFYNQNSNPEEIEIAKKNIQDLLEKQIRGIRQKDVKVPQENLKMLEFNYVSNIDNANILFPFKRLKRDTEITEEDGLSIVPESISPYSQLPYNDFVFQILPMKYYQNMVLETLQNEEFVLIYLNVWQFTDFKKYRFDIPFYRSLFSGKKMEDKLDALLKFINEKELAVSRMKDYIF, via the coding sequence ATGATATTGTTGACTTTTAACATCACAAATATTGAGGCTGAAACAAAAAGCGGCGTTCAGATTACTGATGAAGAAAGGCTGAAAATTATAGAAGATAATACAAAAGCGATTCTTAGAATTTTAGATATTCATGATATAAAAGCAAGTTTTTTTGTAGAGATTTCTCTTACCGGAAAACTGCAGAATCTTATAAAAGCAATTTCATCCAAAGGGCATGAAATTGCTTTTTATAATCAGAACTCAAATCCGGAGGAAATTGAAATTGCCAAGAAAAATATTCAGGATCTTCTGGAAAAACAGATCAGGGGAATCCGCCAGAAAGATGTAAAGGTTCCGCAGGAAAATTTAAAGATGCTGGAGTTTAATTATGTTTCCAATATCGACAATGCCAATATTCTCTTTCCTTTCAAACGTTTGAAAAGAGATACCGAGATTACTGAAGAAGACGGTTTAAGTATTGTTCCGGAAAGTATCTCTCCTTACAGTCAGTTACCATACAATGATTTTGTATTTCAGATCCTTCCGATGAAGTATTACCAGAATATGGTTCTGGAGACTTTGCAGAATGAAGAATTTGTGTTAATCTATCTGAATGTATGGCAGTTTACAGACTTTAAAAAATACCGTTTTGATATCCCTTTTTATAGGAGTCTATTTTCGGGCAAAAAAATGGAGGACAAATTAGATGCCCTCCTGAAATTTATCAACGAGAAAGAGCTTGCCGTTTCCCGGATGAAAGATTATATTTTTTAG